The DNA sequence tctgacatagctcaagttaacttgatatcagaagatagaccaaagacactcctaccaggattcactaaagcaaaacagactcaacctttgaagactgctgcaagtggttttgaagcaagagtagttactggaaatgaagcaagagataaaactggattgggaagtgctgatgaaagaagaatacagaacactaccaatgatccaacttccttgagtgaaccaggtattggagcaactcctgagatattgaatcaactggaatctgtacaaatggtttaccatacctacttgaaagaacacatcttgttgtacttcatgacagatggtagggtttatcatataaggcaaaatgtcattccattgaagtattttgaagaattggagcatgtactattcttacttcaagtggatgacagattgacaggaagtgctgcaaactatttgaaggattggattcagagacagaaaaggctttattttgttaagtctgacagcacatatgttccaaagtacagagatcacaagggtgatatagttgaaatgaagcccaatactgctaagattataactacctttctgggttacagggctgtggaattcaatcttgagtctgataaagcttatttgatcagactggatcaggatataagaaaagcaaatattaatgatctcagggctgcaatctttgaaattggtgaagataatgcagagcttaaagatgctaaaaggaggatgattgatgaacttagatatgctgagagatgtttgttgaagaactatctcagaacaactcctgacatcagagagatcagaagatgaagtcaagtcaagatctacaactgcttaaattctgatatttgtacagactgaagctgttatcagaagttaaatattggtaaagctttaaggactgtaagttgtagttatatagtctaattctcatgcatttgtacttaatgtttttgacatcatcaaatatctgttaaacttgtatattatgctaatttacaagttgggggagattgttagatatatttgataatgtcatggttaatatgatttatgtttagttttcagatcttacttaaacaggataaatcagtacttactggaagtcaggacttaaggatatcagtacttatattatcaggagataatcatcagaagatgaatatcagaacttaaatgctgaaggatgatcagataaggacagtagctgattaaaggaaagaagaccgagataaacataagaagagatatgcatgaagaaggaattctatgaagaatagaatacttggaagaaaagatatctgattgatatattttaggaagcagaattatattccatatcaattagcgattatcttgtaattgtgtagtatataaacacagacatagggtttacactataagtgttatcatatttgagaagattattcattataaccctagcagctctcgtgatatttgttcatcactgagaggtaacagtttcatacagtaacagagtttattgtttcaataaagtttgttttctgttacttgagatattaacgttcgatttgattgtactttacactgtattcaccccctctacagtgtgtgtgacctaacagccTAAATATATACATAACATACATTTTCGTGATGTGTTACCCACATTCGTGTTTAGTGGGTATCTTGGGAAATCCTTCCCACATTTGGATAGTTTAGGTTGAGTTTTTTGAGTAGAAATTAGAAATTTTGATATAGCACCCATACTAtgatgatttttaaaaattatttaaatacaTTAACGCTACCCGTACTTCGTATGGGTTATCAActattataaataatataaagataATATTGATAATTGTTTCACGAGCATTACAATGATGCACCACAAATCTAAGGGAGAAACTGATAAGAAGTACGGGGACAGTATTCGGTGTTGGCCCCGAATGTTACAATTTGAGGTAGAATGACTCTCAATGTCACTTTGGGAAAAGATGGCCCCAAATTTCACTCTAAAACCTAATTTCGTGTTATGTTTTTCTTTTTAATCAGAAACGGAGTTGCgtgtttcgtttttaatttttattttttacaaaaaatgtaaCTTCCAATCATGTTTATGGGGGCAAAACACAATCTCAAACTGTGTTTTCCATGTTAACGCATGTTGAGTTTGCGTTTTTTATACCCAAAATGCTAGATAAAGTTATATTTTTCAAGTTTAAAACTTTACTCTAACAagtattttatttcatattttattcagatctataattatttgatatttttaaaactcaaattGAGAATCGGTTAATCGTAAAATATTAAAAACGGTGAATAATTAGAGTTTGATTTCGTAGGAATTAGGTCCATAAACCCTAGATTAAATTAGGGTTTGGGCTCTAGGGTTTAGGGCCCTAAACCCTGAATCCTAAACCCTAAATCAGTGTAtcttttattaatttatttttaatatttctaaaatccAAATGGAAATGGATGAaccctaaaatgttaaaaattgttaaattagaCATGTTTTTTAATCactttttaatatttctaaaacccaaaGTTAATGATTGTTGAACCGGAGTCCGcacttttaaaaattaatttgaaattttaatatttttgaaacCCAATAAAAAGTtatgaaaatataaaatattaattaaaaattaatgaAAACGTATTTTTTTAAGTTATGTTTTATTGTTAAAAATGTAATATCAAGTGTTGTTTAGGGTCTATAAACATAACTTGAAGTTATATAACAAATTaaaaaaaagattaaaaaaaaacaaaaaatatttcaACGAGAATGAATTTTATATTTAACAAAAATATTAATTGAAAATGAGTTATAAAGTGACAATTAGAGTCACCTTTTAAAGAGTGTACGTAAACGTGTCCAGATACAAAAGGTTATTAGGGATAGAGGGAGGAGTATGCGTTGGTCAAACAATCACATGCTGAACTATTTTCCATTACACAAAAAAACGTACATAACATACCCATTATTTTTTAGGTCAACGATGTACCCAATAAATAGGTTTTACTAATTGGGTGCGCAGGCGCAACATTATTCGCAAAGGATTTGTTTTAATAATGATAAATCAAATGGGTTTTATATTAAATTGTCCACTAAACTCGTTAAAATATATCAAGTAGTTAATCAATTTCCACGGCGACtcatttaaattattaaaatactaCTCTCTcagtccctttcaattgtttacatttctgagcaaatgtccgacacgtattttaaggtgcataaaaagtatagttatgtaacttatttttacaattttctttttctgaataaaagttgaatgttttaatttttattctgaaaaacaaaattgtaaaaaaaattacacaattatactttatatgcaccttaaaatacgtgtcggacactctctaaaaaatgtaaacaattgaaagggacggagggagtattatatATCACTCCGTTAaattgtttatttttttttaacAGAAGTGTTGTGTTTGCCGTATATTTCTTTGATTATATTGAGTGTCTCTCTCATCTGTATATATGTTTAATTGGTCCCAAAATAGTTATTATTTTCATGAGTAAAATAAAAGTAGGGTGGTATGCAATTGCAGTATAAATTTGAGTAAAATTCAACAGAGAGATGAAAAAAATATGTCCTTTCAACTTGCATAAAATATAaactttttttataaaaaatattattataaaatataatatattgtcTTGAATATCCATGCTGAAATTAttgatataaatataattatatccttttcttaatttcttaattattttgttatattaattgaaattattaaaattaatttttgaaatgttTGATTATTACAAAAGAGTTAAGTAAGAATttgagtataattagaaattaagttgaaTAATAATTCATAGAAATCTGTAgttatattaaaaatatgatttaatttttttagttaaattatatttatttaaactTTATTTTGTAAGGTGTTAATATACTTAAGGTGTTAAATGTTTAATTTATAATAGAATAGTATATTGCCTtacgttttctttattttgcaagagtttttttctatttgtttatatttatataaaatatgtttatttttaattaggAAAATAGATCGATACCTGGGCCGATGAAGGAGATTTTGCAGGACAGGATTTTGCAATAGAGTTTGACCCAGGTTATTTGTTGAAGTTTAATAAAAGACTAATAGCGTtgtttatattttaaattttttggaAATATTATAAAGTTGTTTTAAGAAAGTGTTAACCAACCAACCAAATTATCATATGTTttacttataatagtatagtataaaagtttaataaaaaactaatagcgtcgtttatattttaatttttttggaaatattataaaattgttttagGAAGCTGTTAACCAACCAACCAAATTATCCTACGTTTTGCTTATTATAGTATAGACATAGATACAATTATATCCATCAATCTGGAACTCATATCATTTAACCTTTAAGATTTCGTACCCTTTAACCCTTTTTATCGTTGCCGTTATAAATTGGAGTGGCAAAAAGACGTTTATCCTCCGAGTTGTACCATTATGAgtcaaaaaatatatttttcataatttgaGGGTAAAAATGTAGATCTCTTACATATTCATTATATTTATTAGTCCTTAAATTATATTACGGTATAATTTTTAACCCTCGAAATATAATAAATGTATATTTTAactttaaaaatataagaaatgTACATTTTAACCTTCAAGAGTACAACTCGAAGAGGGTTTAATATCTTTTTTGCTTCTTCAATTTATATCGCTAACGTAAAAATAGCTAAAAGGTACGAAATCTCATACCTTGGATTTTTTTATCGCAGGTAACCCACAACCGCTACCTTTCGGGTGCGCACTGGCTAAACTCTGCGGACTCACGCAATAGCATGTACGAGTTAAATTGTACAAGTTCATGCCCTGGGGTTAAATTGTACGAGTTCAAATATTTGAGTTTGATGGGTATAAGAGCAATTTCAATAGAGGCTGCCAACGGCATGTGAGATGACGTGACTTGACACCCTTGTTAGCACTCTATTGGAGTTGATAGATGTCACTGGGTGCCAAATCAGTTGGCATGTGGTGCCAACCTGGGGTGTCAAAAGTTAGCATTTCATAAACTAGGGTGTCAACTTCATTTGTGATCCCAATTTAATGTCAATGGTACATAAAATATCATTTTtctaatatatttatataaacatttttttattaaattaatgaAGTTGATATCTTGGGATGCCAATTATTGAATATTTTTTGAAAGAAGAGTGCTAAAAATGATATGGAAGAGATAAAGATTAAAATATAATACTTTTAATTATGCGGCAAAGTTGGCACCATTTGAATTGCTCTACATTATATATTTTAGGGGTCAGAAAATAAATTATTAACTTTTAATTTATgaacgtatatatatatatatatatatatatatatatatatatatatatatatatatatatacgcaaCGTCTCATTTTATTATGAGTAAAATTATCAAATATACAACTTATACGTTAGCATTTGATAATGATTCCGAAAATTATTTGAGAGATTATAGCATTTCTCTTATGAAAGTATTAATCTAAATACTATTCAAATCATTCGACAAAGAAGAACTAAACCATCCCTATCAAAGATCACAAGTCTTCCTTCGTTTCTAGATCATGTTTACTTTATCAAAGTTAAATGCATCAAATTCACTATATATAGATCGTATGTTCATTTCTCAAACCCATAATCAACCATCACAAGTCAACATTTCAATAATATGAAGATTTTATTTGCCactatttttcttttctttggcTTTCCGTTAACAGTTTCATCAACTAAGAGCCATGAAGATTTTCTTCAATGTCTTACGCGTTTTTCTCCGAACTCGAATTCGATAATCAAAGTCATTTACACCCCGCAAAACTCATCTTACACATCTGTGTTAGACTTCTCCATAAACAACCTTCGATTCGCGACCTCTAGCACTCCGAAACCTCTTGTCATTATCACACCAGTGAAGGATTCTGAGATCCAGACCGTTATTTATTGCTCGAAAAAGTATGACATTCAAATGAGGATACGAGGAGGAGGCCATGACTACGAGGGGCTTTCATATGTGTCGAAAGCACCTTTTGTGTTGCTCGATATGATTAATTACCGTTCGATAAATGTTGATCATGTCGCAGCTACTGCATGGGTTCAATCTGGTGCTACATTAGGTGAACTTTACTATAGCATTGCGGAAAAAAGTAATACACTTGGATTTCCAGGTGGATTCTGGTACACTGTTGGTGTTACTGGCATCATTAGTGGCGGAGGTTATGGCAATTTACGACGAAAGTATGGTCTTGCTGCTGACAATGTGATCGATGCTCGGATCATGGATGTGAATGGAAGAATTCTGGATCGAAAATCAATGGGGGAAGATCTGTTTTGGGCTATTCGAGGAGGTGGTGCTTCTAGTTTCGGTGTCATTCTTTCTTGGAAGTTGAAGCTAGTTTCAATTCCGGAGACACTGACAGCTTTTCGATTGGATAAAACAATCGAAGAGAATGGTACTGAAATTCTTCATATGTGGCAAACTATTGCCCCTAAGCTTCCCAAAGAAGTCGAAATCAGAGTTATTGCAGCTACTATATGGAAATACAAACCTAATCCAGGAGGCAGAACAGTACTAAGCGAAAGTACCAACAAAGATGAAAAAACAATACGATTAAGGTTTTCGGGTTTCTTTCTTG is a window from the Apium graveolens cultivar Ventura chromosome 1, ASM990537v1, whole genome shotgun sequence genome containing:
- the LOC141669041 gene encoding tetrahydroberberine oxidase-like; this encodes MKILFATIFLFFGFPLTVSSTKSHEDFLQCLTRFSPNSNSIIKVIYTPQNSSYTSVLDFSINNLRFATSSTPKPLVIITPVKDSEIQTVIYCSKKYDIQMRIRGGGHDYEGLSYVSKAPFVLLDMINYRSINVDHVAATAWVQSGATLGELYYSIAEKSNTLGFPGGFWYTVGVTGIISGGGYGNLRRKYGLAADNVIDARIMDVNGRILDRKSMGEDLFWAIRGGGASSFGVILSWKLKLVSIPETLTAFRLDKTIEENGTEILHMWQTIAPKLPKEVEIRVIAATIWKYKPNPGGRTVLSESTNKDEKTIRLRFSGFFLGRQDELISMMNTEFKELGLSKEHCTELSYIQSALRFSLFPESGSPKLLLNRTSFKIPFKAKSSYADRPISRKGLNGIWTRLLQNDPGTTNFIFTSYGGKMDEISESAIPFPHRRGTLFMIYMRVQTDGNTEKKMKWIRELYKYLTPYVTQNPRTSYVNYNDLDLGVNNQEGPTSYKQASIWGKKYFKNNFDRLVRIKSIVDPGNFFRHEQSIPPFS